The Zalophus californianus isolate mZalCal1 chromosome 6, mZalCal1.pri.v2, whole genome shotgun sequence DNA window GGGAGGCTACAGTACAGGACAGGGGGCAGGTCGGCCAGGATGAAGCCGAGGTGGTGACGTCAGGGCTGGGCTGGAGAGGAGGCTGGGTTGGGGAAGGCGGAGGAAGGGAGAAGCCCCCTTCCCGTCAGGAGGTGAGGCCAGGGCTCCCAGGCAAACCTCAGAGGACTCAGATCAGATGCAAAGTTACCTCCTGCTCAGACCACCCCTGTTCAAGTCCTGGCCTTGAGCATGGGCTTCCCTGTGCCTCTGTGACTTCATCTGTAGGATTGGGAACATCGTAGTACCGACGTTGTAGGATTGCTGAGTGGGTTGGATGGGTTTATACATTGAAAAATGCTTGGCACAGTGGCTGGAACATCGTAAGGACCAAATAAACGTCAGTCACTATTAAAATGGTCGTTGTTattctatgtgccaggtactctgcTAAGCACTTTGAAATATGTGAGCTCAGCAGCTTCCAAATGTCTTTTTAGTGTGAGGGCCCTTTTTTCCAAACATGGTCTTAGGTGGAATGCCAACTTATAAAATTGCTCAGAGGTACATGGTGGGTAGATGGACCCGTGGAGCACCATGGGGCCCAGACACAGCCCCACACACGTGCTCACCTGCTTCACAGCAGTTCCGTGCTGAAAGGCAGGTCTTTCCAGTAAGGGGTGTGGGAGCAATCGGATATCCAGATGGAAAACAATGACCCCCACCTCACATCATACAGAAAAAACGAACAAATTCTAGAAGGATCATAGACACGagtgagaaaagcaaagcaggacatttctaaaagaaaacaggaaaaattttcAAGGCTTCGAGAAAGacgaagatttctttttttttaattttttattgttatgttaatcaccatacaacattacatcattagttcttgatgtagtgttccatgattcattgtttgtgcataacacccagtgctccacgcagaacgtgccctctttaatacccatcaccaggctaacccatccccccaccccctgccctctagaaccctcagtttgtttttcagagtccatcgtctctcatggttaagACGAAGATTTCTTAAGACACAAACCTACTAACCATAAAAGAGAAGGTGGATACActggatttctttaaaattaagactttttGTTAATCAAAAGATACCAGTGAGTGAATAAAAGGACCAACCAGAGTCTTGGGAGACGTTCTGTATTACATGTATCTAACAAAGGGCTCCTGCCAGAATATACGAAGAGCTCCCGCAAATCACTAAGACAGAGACAACACGATCAATAAAGGGGAAAGACTCGAACAGCCACTTCATAAAAGGATCCGACCAAAGGGCAACAATATTTTGGCGTTCAGCAGCATTAGtaattggggaaatacaaatgcAACCCGCAATCAGTGGCGAGAGTTGGGAAACAGAGGATATACCGAGAAGTTGGTGGGGACGTGGGGACACCTGGAAGGCTCCTACCTCACAACGGTTTCAGAAAACGATTCGCCAGAATCTACCGAGCCAAACAGAGGCGAACCCTGAGCCCCAGTGCTACTCCTAGTGTATTCTCAACAGAGATGTGCACGCCTGGTCGCTGCAAATGCGTAGTGGGATGTCCACTGGCAGCCTTATTTTTAGCAGCCCAGATCTGGAAACGACCTAAACGTCCAGCAACAGAGGGGGCGAACCGTGGATGTCTTCCTTCGGTGGAATTCTACCCACCGGGGCCGGGGAGCTCACCGTGCGCGGACACGAATCAATCTCAAAGATGCGCTGAGGGAAGCCAGACACGGAACTGTGATTCCGTTATGTGACGTCCCCAGCCGCACGGGGGCAGGCGGGAGTCTCCGAACCGCGCTCTGCtgtgcctggggaggggggggggtggtggctcCCCGGAGGGCGCCTCTGCGGGACTCCGTCCCTGCGCGCACGCACACTCGGGCCGGCGCTTCGCTGCAGAAAGGTTGTTGGTCTGTCAAGGACAGGACCGCGGGAGGGCAGGGGTTTACCCGCGGACTGGGGGCGGGGCTGGAACTCCAGGCGTTTAGGGTGGGCCGAGGGGCGCTGAGTAAGTGCAGGGTCGGACCTCCTTTTGGTTTAagattttggtattttgttcatcagggacatttgggtaattgattttgattttctaaaatactGCTCTGCTGGTTATTTTCGTTGCCGAGTTTCGTGGTGCCCCTCCGAATTTGGCGGCCCCGCTGGGTGCCTCCCTCGCCCCCCACTGGGGCAGGCTTAGGGACTTCCCTGGGACGGGGTCGGGTGGGACTTGAAAGCCACTCCCGGGCTCCTGACCCCGCGCAAGGCTGAGCTGTGCAGGGCTGGGCTAGGGAGCTTCAGGCCCCGTTAGAGAGGAACACCTCGAGCAGGGCTGCGCCGGCGGGCAAGCTGGACCACCCACGGCCACACTGGCTTGTGTTGTAGGGGCAGTGACCGCTGTCGGCACTTTGTCATCAACCAGCAGCAGGACCGGCGCTACCTGGTCTCGGGAGACACCCGCAGCCACAGCACCCTGGCTGACCTCGTGCGCCATTACCAGGTGGTGCAGTTTGAGCCCTTTGGGGAGATCCTGTCTACTGCCTGCCCCCGGGTAGGTACCCCTGTTCTCCCGtgtgcgggggtggggcagggtgccCAGGCCTCTCCGGCACACGACTGCCATCCAGGCACTCAGTGCGGGGTCACGGTCCCTATTTGaagaggggagactgaggcagcaTGTGCTGGTCCTTCCCTGAGGTCGGGGACTGAGGCAGCATGTGCTGGTCCTTCCCTGAGGTCGGGGACCTGGGGGGCGTGTGTCAGCCCTTCCCTGGGTTCAGGGACCTGGGGGGCGTGTGTCGGCCCTTCCCTGGGGTCGGGGACCTGGGGGGGCGTGTGTTGGTCCCTGGCCGGCCGTCACTGGCAGGCTGTGGAGGCCAGAGTGGGGTGCATGACCACACACCCACTGtgcacccacccccccgcccccagccggAGGACAACGATCTGTATGATGCCATCACCCTGGGCCTCCAGCACACCAGTCTGGGCCTGGAAAATCCACCTGCCTCAGCATCCCCCATGGCGGCCCCAAACAAGGCTGCCAGCCCCTGGCCCCGCCTAAAGCCGCAGGTCCCCTTCCTCCACACCAAGAAGAGTCTGGGTGCGAGTTCCTGCAGCTTCTCTGAGGAGACGGTGAGCAGCATTCTGGGCCCCTCGGGTCAGGGCTGCACCAGGCTGCGGGGTGGGAGCACCAGGCCCAGAAAGGTGCGGGCTCACCCACCCCAGGGCCTGCGTCTGGCCAGCTGGGTATGCTCTAGCCCCCGCTGGGCCCTTCTAGCcgtgtgcctcagtttaccatTCCTACGGTTCCTCTGGGGCTTGAATGAGGAATTGGGTAAGAAATACCTGAAATTCCTCTAaactttggggggggggaggtggtgcCTGTGAGTTGATATTTTCCGTCCACAGCACCTCCTGGGAGGGGCTCAGAGAGATTTTCCTCCTATACAGTAGATCACAGCAGGCCTGAGGCCTTCCCCAGGGTCCACGGGGGGCCTCACCAGGGGCCCTGCtacctcccctctgctcactctTCTCCAGCCTCACTGGCATCTTCCCAGAACACACCAACCTTGCTCCCACCccagggtctttgcacttgctgtgtCTTTGCTGCAATGCTCTTCCTACCAGCTCGCGGCTTGTACTCCTTTCTCTGCTTGCGTGTCATCTCTCCAGAAGGGCCACCAAAAGGAAAGACCCCTCCCCACCTGTCATTGTCTGTCCCGTCGCCCTGCTTTGCTCCTCTTCACGGTACCGATCACCACCAGACCATTCACCATCTTGTGACATGCTATCGTGGGTCTGTAGGCACACGAAACCATGTAGCAGACTGGTCTGTTGCCCAGGTCCCAGGTTAGAAGGGAGACTTCCAGAGTTGGCCTTGCGGCCCACCGAGTCCTAGGCACGCAGGACGGTGTCTGGTACACAGCTGGTGCCCAGCAGACATTTAGGGAATAATACAAAAATGACAGCCTCAGGGGTGATGGCCTATTCTGAAGGGGGGCCGTGAGCGGGTGGGCTCGGGGGGCCCTGAGGGGCCAGTGGACCACTCTGGAGGGAAGACAGAGCAGGATGAGCTTGGGTGGTGCCCGCTGGCCTCGAATGCCAAGGGCAGACTAGAGTCGGGGAGCGTGGGGCCTGGCAGGGACCCTCACACGTGACAGTGAGGTAAACGGAGCCAGGACAGGACTGCGGCGTGCTGAGAGCCTGCGTTTACCTGAGGAGCGATGGGGGAGGCTTCCGGAGgttctgcctctgtctccccagGTCCCCGTCAGGGTGCCTCCCCTCCCTGAGAGGAGCGCCTCCCTTCTGGACGAGTCCTTTGGAAGCCCCAGCAACAGCATCTACTCAGACCTGAGGAAGGTGAACCAGGCACAGCTGGGCCTGGGCGCAGAGGCGTCCGGCAGGCCCAGGCCAGCCCCATCTGGCAGCCAGCCCAGCTCCCCGGGCAAGACGCCGGAGAGGACACTCTCGGCTGGAGGCCAGAACAAGCCTGATGGCCCAGGGCCTGCCGTCTCTGGGGTGAGCCCCGAGCAGGGTCCTACGGTGCCTCCCATGCCCTGGGgccacctcctgccccctgctTCTGAGGCCCTGGGATCCTCGGCTGCCCCCTGGAGCCAGGCGTCTCCGAAGCTGAGCCACAGGGCTCAGCCCTGCTCCCAGGGCAGTTCTGCAGACACTTTTGAGTTCCTGCAGACAACAGGTCCCCCATCAGGGCCCAGGGACGTGCCAGACCAAGAAGGCAGTGCCTACGCGCAGGTCCCAGTGCGCTGGGGGGGCCCAGCCAGACCCT harbors:
- the SH2D7 gene encoding SH2 domain-containing protein 7 isoform X1 produces the protein MEGSLQPLSLRRGPEEAGDSQALAKLRELALTWFMETQAPLILQDGALPPWFHGFITRKQTEQLLGDKAPGSFLIRLSDRATGYILSYRGSDRCRHFVINQQQDRRYLVSGDTRSHSTLADLVRHYQVVQFEPFGEILSTACPRPEDNDLYDAITLGLQHTSLGLENPPASASPMAAPNKAASPWPRLKPQVPFLHTKKSLGASSCSFSEETVPVRVPPLPERSASLLDESFGSPSNSIYSDLRKVNQAQLGLGAEASGRPRPAPSGSQPSSPGKTPERTLSAGGQNKPDGPGPAVSGVSPEQGPTVPPMPWGHLLPPASEALGSSAAPWSQASPKLSHRAQPCSQGSSADTFEFLQTTGPPSGPRDVPDQEGSAYAQVPVRWGGPARPLGPGTSPPSSKPPGPTDYGYERLSGAQEIPKPRNTYEQTPAARSKETGRTHKVGSMVGGVAAGRRDQWPSCMSRPGHCCCPEGPRIFQK
- the SH2D7 gene encoding SH2 domain-containing protein 7 isoform X2: MEGSLQPLSLRRGPEEAGDSQALAKLRELALTWFMETQAPLILQDGALPPWFHGFITRKQTEQLLGDKAPGSFLIRLSDRATGYILSYRGSDRCRHFVINQQQDRRYLVSGDTRSHSTLADLVRHYQVVQFEPFGEILSTACPRPEDNDLYDAITLGLQHTSLGLENPPASASPMAAPNKAASPWPRLKPQVPFLHTKKSLGASSCSFSEETVPVRVPPLPERSASLLDESFGSPSNSIYSDLRKVNQAQLGLGAEASGRPRPAPSGSQPSSPGKTPERTLSAGGQNKPDGPGPAVSGVSPEQGPTVPPMPWGHLLPPASEALGSSAAPWSQASPKLSHRAQPCSQGSSADTFEFLQTTGPPSGPRDVPDQEGSAYAQVPVRWGGPARPLGPGTSPPSSKPPGPTDYGYERLSGAQEIPKPRNTYEQTPAARSKETGRTHKGLQVPVCPPSLQPDKLRRIFFTDKKHKF